A region of the Pseudomonas sp. A34-9 genome:
GAATATTGCCAGCGCCCGCTGCACGGCAAAGTCGCCCTGGTCGATGAAGAGTGGAGCACGGTCGGCTCGAGCAATCTCGACCCGCTGAGCCTGTCGCTGAACCTGGAAGCCAACGTGCTGATCCGCGACCGCGCGTTCAATCAGCATTTGTTCGAGCGCCTCGAAGACCTCAGCGAAAACCACTGCAAAGCCATGGATCCCGGCAAATCACCACGGGGGCGCATCTGGCACATGACCGTGGGTTTTCTGGTGTTCCACTTTCTGCGGCATTTTCCGGCCATGGCCGGTTGGCTGCCGGCGCACAAACCAAGGCTCAAGCCTTTTCGAGGTGATACGCCATGAGCCATTCCGAGGCGCATGCCACACCGCATTCGACGCCAGCAGCGCACTCGAAATGGAGTCGCTGGAAACGGCCACTGACACTGCTGTTTTTCCTTGCGCTGATCGTGTTACTGACGATGTTCGCCACGCGCATCGAATGGGCCGAAGTGCTGCAAACCCTCGCCGACTTCAAGGTGCGCACGCTCATCATCGCCGCCAGCCTGACCCTGCTGAGCTTTCTGGTGTACGCCAGTTTCGACCTGATCGGCCGCACCTACATTCGCCAGGACCTGACCTGGAAACAGATTCTGCCGGTGGGGATCATCAGCTATGCGTTCAACCTGAACCTGAGCGCATGGGTCGGCGGTATCGCCATGCGTTATCGGCTGTATTCGCGCCTTGGGGTGAGCAAAAGCAACATCGCCAAGATTCTCGGTCTGAGTCTGGCAACCAACTGGTTCGGCTACATGACCATCGCCGGCGCGGTGTTCAGCAGCGGATTGGTGAGCATGCCGCCGGGCTGGAAAGTCAGCAGCGATGCGTTGCAAGGCATTGGTGTGCTGTTACTGCTGATCAGCGCTGGCTATCTCGCGGCGTGTCAGTTTTCCAGGCGCCGCGAGTGGTCGATTCGCGGGGTGGAAATCAATCTGCCGTCGTTGCGCATGGCCGTCCTGCAACTGCTGCTGGGAGCATTGAACTGGTCGCTGATGGCGGCGGTAATTTTCACCTTACTGCCGAGTAAGCTCGATTATCCGTTGGTGCTGGGCGTGTTGCTGATCAGTGCGATTGCCGGGGTCATCACGCATATTCCGGCGGGCCTCGGGGTGTTGGAAGCGGTGTTTGTGGCACTGCTGCAACACGAGGCTTCGCGGGGCAGTCTGGTGGCGGGGTTGCTGGCGTATCGGGCGATTTACTTTCTGTTGCCGCTGTTGATCACGGTGGTGATGTATCTGGTGGTTGAAGCCAAGGCCAAGGCGCTGCGGATCGAGAAGAAACCCGGACATTAAAATCCAGATCAAAAGATCGCAGCCTTCGGCAGCTCCTGCATTTGGAATGTATTTTCCCTATAGGAGCTGCCGAAGGCTGCGATCTTTTGATCTTCAGGATTGGATAATGCTCAACCGCTCACCCACGACCATCTCGGTAATCCAGTCCACCAGAATCGAGGTGTAGGCCTGCTGCGAAACCGGTTCACTCAGCGCATGATCGGCGCCGTCGATAATCCGGTGTGTCAGTGAATGGGTCTGCTGGCACGCCGCGCGGTAACTCATGATCGCCGCGTGCGGCACGTATTCATCGGTTTCCGATTCCACCAGCAACACATCCCCGGTGAATTGCGAACACGCATGCAATGCCCGGTTAGTGTCAGCGCGCACTAATGTGCTGCGATAATCCCGCAAATCCGCCTTGTCCAAATCACGCTTGGGCGTGTGCCATTGCTCGTCGCGATACAGCGCCGGCACGCGCAGTGCTAGCCAGCGTACCGGGCGCAGCGAAGTCAGGATCGAAGCCAGATAACCGCCATAACTGGTGCCGACCACGGCGATGGCCGAGGTGTCGAGTGCCGGATGCGCCAGCAGGCGATCATAGGCCGCGAGCAAATCACGCAAGTTGTCTTCGCGGGTGACGCGAGTCAGCGGGATGCCGGTGCCACCGGTGTGCCCGCGCAAGTCGAAGGTCAGGCACACGCAACCAAGACCCGCGATGCCTTTGGCGCGCTCAAGATCACGTTCCTGACTCCCCCCCCAACCGTGGACAAACAACACCCCCGGGACTTTCGATTTGGGACTGAGAAATGTCCCGCTCATCTGTTCATCATCAATGTCGATTTGAATGCTTTCGCTTCTAGCCGTCATAGGATTTGACCGTTACGTATTTGAGGAGAAATTCGCTATTCTCAGCCGGGCCGCGATAGACCTCGATAGCATCCGCCGGCAGCGGCTGATCAATGTAGGTTTCCACCGATGACACGCGAATCGCGCGCATCCCCGGATCGTTGACAAAGCTTTGCAGGGCCGCGACTTCAGCACTGCTGGCGCCGCCCATGCGCCAGGATTGTTCGAGCACGCCGCTGCGGGATTTACCGTTGCTGTCCAGGCCCTGGGCGATGTCGTAGTTGCGCCGCGAAGCATAGAAGCGCGGATAAGCCTCATTGGCGGCAGCGTCGAACACCTGTGCCTGCTCAATGGCCAGACGCACAGCGTCGGGCAGGTCGAGTTTCAGCAGTTGGTCATAATCACCCTGCACCACCAGCAGATTCGAGCCGCCGTAGACCTCATCGCCGTGGGCGTCCTTGGTCAAGTATTGATCACCGCAGTAACTCAGCACTCTATCGCCGATGAACGACTGGCCGACGCTGTGGGTGACAACGTCGCTCAAGTCCTGTTCCAGCACCATGCCCTCGCTGAACTGCTGTGCAATATCGGGGCGAGTGAGGACTTCATCGAAGGCATCAAGGCTCTCGATCACCTCCTGGCCACGACCAGCGCAGGCATGAACCGGCTTCATGCGTATCGGACCGCCGTACAGCAGGTGCTCGGCGGCGGGACGGGCATCCTCCAGCGCAAACACGCTGAGGCCATCGAGTACTACATTGCGCACCCGCTCGGAAAACAATGGCGACCAGCCTTGCGGCGCGTGAGCCAGATGACTGCGCAGGCCGTGGCTGATGGCTTTGGTGCAGATGAAGTCGTGCTCGACGAATCCGCCCCACAGATCATCCGGTCCTTTGATGCCGAGTGCGTGAGCGCTGGCCGTGCCGACAATGGTTTGCGTAGGCAGTAAATACAGATCACGACCGTGGTGTTTTTCAGCGTCATAGCTGCCGCCGAATTTGCACCCGAGAATCTGCGCCAGCCAGCGGGCCAGCGCTTTGTTGGTCTGTACTTCATGTTGTGGTGCGTCGTGGCGCACCGAGTGGGCGACGACGATTTTCCTGCGGGGTGTCGGGGTCATGCGTCCCCCTTCCATCGGTTCGATGACTGTAGCGTTGAGAGGTGCAGAGATCAGGCCAACGGCCGCTGCCGGAAATTCCTCGGTGAATCAAAACCTTGCCAGAATCGTGCTGGCACCACGCCTGTTTCAATCTGCACGACCGCCGGTAAAACCCCGGCAAATTGCACGATCTATAGTCCTATAGAGTTCAATGTGGGAGCGAGCTTGCTCGCGAAGGCGCCGTGTCAGTCGACATCAAACTTACAGCCCCCACCGCTTTCGCGAGCAAGCTCGCTCCTACATTAGGTAATGGAGGCTTTCGAGATTGGGGTCACACCAAACCGCGCCCGATAATCGCTCGGCGCCAGCCCGGTAATCTTCTTGAAGATCGCGCGAAACGCCCCCGGATCCTGATAGCCCACCGTCCACGCAATGTGTTCAATCGTGCCGTTGCTGAACTCGAGCATCTCGCGCGCCTTGCCCACCCGCAAATGCTGACAGTATTCGGTGGGTTTCAACCCGCTCGCCGCGCGGAACCGGCGCAGAAAGGTCCGCTCTTCCAGCCCCGCCCGGTGCGCCATCGCCGTCAAGGAAACATCCGTCGCGCCGGTGCTTTGCAGCCAGTGCTGAACCTTGAGAATTGCAGCGTCGCCATGACCGAGAATCGGCGCAAAATTGCTCCCGCACTCACTGGCGCTGTCACTGTGTTCCACCACCAGAAAGCGAGCGGTGCTGGTCGCAATGCTCGGTCCGAGCAGGCGGTTGACCAGACGCAAGCCCAGTTCCGACCACGCCATCAATCCGGCGGTAGTAATCAGGTCGCCGTCATCGACAATCGGCGTATCGGCCTTGAGCCTGATGTTCGGATATCGCTCGGCGAAAGCCTTGGCAGAGGTCCAGTGAGTGGTGGCGCTACGTCCGTCGAGCAAGCCGCTTTCGGCCAGCAGCAGCGAGCCCACGCAAACTCCGCCGAGCGTCGCCCCATGCGCATGCTGATCGCGCAACCATTGCGCCAGACTGACCGGCATTTGCGCCGCCGAAAACCCGCCGATCGATGGCGGAATCAGCACCGCCAGCAATGCGCTGTCGTCTCCTGGATGGCTAGCGTAAATCCGCGTCGGCGGTTGATCACCGTCGACCTGCCAATGGCTCACGCGCAGCACCGGCAGTTGCGCAGCCTGATGTTCGGCGGCAATCCGGTTGGCCACCGCAAACAGGTCGGTCAGACCATGCACCGCCGCCATTTGCGCGCCGGGATAGATCAGCACGCCCAATTCAGCGATGGCGGCCCTTTCTGCGCCCATTGTCAGTTTTCCCCTGTCTATTGTCGGTGCGGCCAATCCTCGAATCGCTGGCCAGCGCCAATACTGAAGCCACTTCCAGCCAATACATCGAGGACACACCCATGGCCAAGCAAGCGCTCATCGTAGTCGATATCCAGAACGACTACTTCCCCCAAGGCAAGTGGCCGCTGGCCGGTGCCGACGCGGCTGCTGACAATGCCGCCCGGCTGATCGCCGCGTTCCGCGAGGCAGGCGATTCGGTGGTACACATTCGCCACGAATTCACCTCAGCGGATGCGCCGTTTTTCACCCCGGGCTCAGAGGGCGCCAAGCTGCATCCAAAGGTACTCAACCGTGCCGATGAACCGGTGGTGCTCAAGCACTTCGTCAACTCGTTCCGCGAAACCGAACTGCAAGCGATCCTCGAAGAACGAGGCATCAAGGAATTGGTGGTGGTCGGCAGCATGAGCCACATGTGCGTTGACGGTATCACCCGGGCGGCGGCGGATCTGGGTTACGCCGTCTCGGTGATTCACGACGCCTGCGCCAGCCGCGATCTGCAGTTCAACGGGCTTACGGTGCCGGCCGCCCACGTCCACGCCGCGTTCATGTCAGCGCTGGGTTTTGCCTACGCCAGCGTGCTATCCACTGACGAATTCCTCGCCGCCACTCGCTGAGTAATATCCTGCAAGAAATTCAGGCCCGCGATGCAGCGGGTCTTTTTTTGTCTGTCATAAAAATCTCACGCGTGAGCCATTGATGGCACTTTGAATTGGTTGTAGTGTGGCTCACGCGTGAGATGTTCATAACCGAGCCATTGCCATGAAAAGCCGTTCCCCCACCGCGAAATCAGAGAGCCCCAAGGGGGAGCGCGCGAAGCCGTCGGCGAAAAAACCATCGAGCTTCTATATGAAGCAGATGCGCGCGGGTCTGGCCGCTGCCGGTTATGTGAAACACGAAACTTGGGTGCTTCCCGAAAACCGAAGCTTGCTCAAGCAAATGGAGCAACAGCTACGCCAACCGATTCTGGCTGGCTCTTTCATGTCGGAGAATTACATGAGCGCAGGCAACAACTGGACCATCGATAGCCTCTTCAACGCCCTCAAGGCTCTGGACGAGGTGGCTTCGCAAGAGATCACGCTGTCGCTGATCCAGAGCTCCGAACCCAGCATCAAGCTGGAAATGAACGAATTCGGCGGTCTGCCGATTCATATCGCCCTGGCTGGCCAGCAGATCATCGTCGACACCGTGCTGGTGGACATCGATTCGATCTCGAACGTAGCGGCCTTCAACGACGCCGTGTTGCGCAGCCGGGAAATGTTCCCGCTGTCGTCGATCGGTATCGAGTCGATGCCCAACGGGCAGACCGTTTACAACATGTTTGGCGCCCTCAGCGCCGACTCGAGCCTGACCAACGTCGTCACCGAGGTGAAAACACTGGTCGACAACGTGCAGCGCGCGAGTGAAGCCTTCGAACACTTCTTCAAGTAATCAACAGGGAATATCCAATGACTCAGTCCATCTGGAGCAAGTTGTTCACCGCGCTGCGCGGCGGCGCCAATGAAGTCGGCGAAGCCATTGCCGACCAACAGGCCCTGCGCATCCTCGATCAGGAAATCCGCGACGCCGACACCGCACTGTCGAACGCTCGTCGCGAGCTGGTCACGATCATGGCCAAACACAAACTGGCCGCCGACCGCGTGAGCGAGTACGACGCCAAGATCAAGGATCTGGAAGCCAAAGCCGTCTCGGCGCTGAACGCCGGCCGTGAAGACCTGGCGCTGGAAGTGGCCGAAGCAATTTCGACCCTGACCAACGAGCTGGATGTCGAGAAAAAGCAGAGCGACGAATTCGGCACTTACGCCGAAAACATGCGCAAAGACATCAGCAAGGCCGAGTCGCGTATCAAGAGCCTGCGCCAGCAAGTGGACATGGCCAAGGCCCGCGAAAGCGTGCAGAAAGCCCAGGTCAGCGCTTCCATCGCCAGCGGCGGCGCCAATGGCAAACTGGAAACCGCCGTCGGTACGTTGAACCGTCTGCAGGCCAAGCAGCAGCAACGCGCGGCTGAACTGAGCGCTGCCGACGAACTGGCCGACGCTTCGACCGGCAACGATCTGGAACGCAAACTGCGCGACGCCGGCATCACGCCGAACGAAGGCAGCGCCAATGCGATTCTCGAGCGTCTGAAGCAAAAGTCCTCGCAGTAACGCCGCAACTGGCTCTGTGTAGGAGCTGCCGAAGGCCGCGATCTGTTGATCTTGTCTTTTAAAATCAAAAGATCGCAGCCTTCGGCAGCTCCTACCCAGGCTCTCGTTTACTCGCGCAACATTTCATTTTGCCTGCTAGTTCGCCGCTCAGCCCGGTACACTAGCGACGCTTTTTCGCCGACGAACACTTCCACCCGCTTCAAGGAACGTACCCATGGGATGGTTTAAAGACTTGCTGGGCACCAGCAACTGGCAGACCGCTGCGCCAACACCGACCGTTGCCAGTGGCCCACTCGGCATGGCTCAGGGCAAGGCTGTCAGGTTCGATACGACGCTGGCGCTGTTGCTCGATGGCTCGACCACCGTGCGAGTGCCCTTCGATCAGGCGATCTGGAGCCACGGCTGGGTCGACCTCGGCCAGTCCAATAAACTGCACCGCTATTACATGAACGACGAGGATTTCTGGCTGCAGATCCACGTCACCGGTGACGATCAGATCGAATCCGTCACCCTGTTCAATTACCTCAGTTACGTGACCGTCAACAGTGACGCCGAACTGCAGCGCCTGGCCGGCCCCAACAGCCAGATCGGCTTGCCCGGTTACAACCACGGCGGTGTCGAATACAGCCGTGAGTGGGGCACCGAACAAGGCCAGACCGAACTCGTGCCGATGACCGAACAGGTGGTCAATCCGGACGAGAGCTACACCATCGAACACCACTCAATGCTTTATGCCCGCGAAACCGGTCTGACCGATCGACGCGAATTGCTGCTGTTCTCCGTCGAACAGGATGAAGAAGGCACCGTCAGCCTGAGCACCTCGCTCGGCATCTCGCTGTACACGACAGATCTGAGCACCATTTAAAAAAGGAAGTTTTTCATGCTGGAAGTGCTGGCCGTTTCCCTGAACAAAACCGCCCTGGTCGGTTTCGTCGTCTACCTCATCGGCGCCGTACTGCTGTTCATGCTGTTTCAATTCGTCTACACGCGCATCACCCCGCACAAAGAGTTCGAGCTGATTCGCTCCGGCAACGTTGCCGCCGCCATCGCCTTGGCCGGCGCGATCATCGGCTTCGCGATTCCAGCCAGTAACGTGATTGCGTTTTCGGTCAACGTCCTCGACTTCGTGCTCTGGGCAGTGATTGCCGCCGTGGTGCAACTGCTGGCATTCCTCGCCACGGGTCTGGTGCTCAAAGGCACGTCCCAGCGCATCGCCAACGGTGAAGTGGCTTCGGGTATCTATGTTGCTGCGGTCGCGATCAGCGTCGGCATGCTCAACGCCGCGTGCATGACACCGTCCAACTGATCGGCAGGAAGCCTTAGATGAAACGCAGCAAATACGTTCAGTTGTCCCTCGCCGCCTCGGTGGCCATGGCCATTTCCGGCCAAGCGACAGCCGCAGATCAACCACGCAGTTTCCAGAACGTGGAACAGTGCGTCGACGCCGAAGTGGCCGCCGATGTCTGCTCCACCGCCTACGTCGCCGCCCTGACCGAACACCGGCGCATTGCCCCGGCGTACGACAACAAGGCCAAGTGCGACGCGGACTTTGCCGCTGACTGGTGCCAAAAGAATTCTGACGGCCGCTTCGTGCCGAAACTCGGCGGCTTCAAAGTGCCAATGAGCGGTGAGCCGGCGCAGAACCTCGACGCCATCGCCGATGCGCAGATGCCTGCCGGTAATGCAACGGCGCAAAATGTGCAAAGCACTTCGCACGTCTCCAGCGGTGGCGGTGGCGGCAACGGCTGGCTAACCGGTTGGCTGATCGGCAACGCGATGAGCAACAACGCCGAACGCACGGTTTACCGCGATCGCGAAACGCGCCAGCCGTACAACACCTCGACGCAGTATCGCAGAGCCGAAACCACGACGCGCAGCCAGACGGATTACGAAAGCAGCAAAAGCAAACCGGTCAACGTGGCCTCATCGACGTCACGCGGCGGCTTCGGCAGCCAGTCCAGCGCCCGTAGCGGTTGGGGTGGCTGGGGCAGCAGTTCCGGTCGTTCGAGCAGCTGACGATGAAGAAGATCCACTGCGCCGAACGGCCTGACTGGAAACAGACTGCCGAAAGTCTCGGCTTCATGTTTCACACCATTGATGACGAGCCGTACTGGGACGAAAGCGCGTATTACCAGTTCACGCTCGCGCAGATCGAAAACGATCTTGAGGATCCGACCACCGAACTGCACGAGATGTGCATGGACCTGGTCGACCGCGTGGCGCACAGCGAAGAACTGCTGGATCGCCTGAGCATCCCGGCGCCGTACTACGACATGATCCGCACATCCTGGCGGGAAGGTCATCCGCATCTGTACGGGCGCATGGACTTTTCCTACAGCGGCGACGGCCCGGCGAAACTGCTGGAACTCAACTACGACACGCCGACCAGCCTCTACGAAGCGGCGGCGTTCCAGTGGGGCTGGCTGGAACAATGCATCGAACGCGGCACGCTGCCGCGCCATGCCGACCAGTTCAACAGCATCGACACCCAGCTGCATCAGGCCTTCGCCGAGTTACAACTGAAGCGACCGTTCTACTTCGCCTCGATGAAAGACTCGGTCGAGGACAAGGGCACCACGGATTACCTGCGCTTGATCGCCGAGAAGGTCGGCATCGAATCACGGCACATCGATATCGAAGACATCGGTTTGACGGCTGAAGGTCGTTTCGTCGACCTGGAAGATCGCTGGATCCCGCACCTGTTCAAGTTGCATGCCTGGGAATTCATCTTCCACGAGCCATTCGGCGCGGCGATTGCCGAGTGCGATACGCAGTTTTTCGAACCGGCGTGGAAGGCGATCCTGTCGAACAAGGGCGCGTTGCCGTTGCTGTGGGAGCTGCACAAGGGCCATCCGAATCTGCTGGCAGCGCATCTCGATCCGAATCCGGCCAGCGCAGTGCCGAAAGGCTGGGTACGCAAGCCGTACTTTTCCCGCGAAGGCGCCAACATTGAGTTGCAAACGGCTGACGGTCTGATCGTAAAAGAGGACGGGCCCTACACGGATGCGCCGTTCATCCTGCAGGAGTTTGCGCCGCTGCCGAAGTTTGGCGACAGCTACACACTGATCGGTTCCTGGGTGATTGGCGATCAGGCTGCGGGGATTGGAGTGCGGGAAGACAACAGTTTGATCACCAAAGACTCCAGCCGCTTCTTGCCCCACCTGATCCTCGACTGAAACACAAATCCCCTGTAGGCGCTGCGGCACGCTGCGATCTTTTGATCTTGTTTTTTAAGATCAAAAGATCGCAGCCTCGTTTCACTCGACAGCTCCTCCAGTCGATCGGCGTTATCTCCGATTCTTCAGAACAAAAAAGGCCCGTCGTTTAAGCGACGGGCCTTTTTATTTAGAGCGGGTGCAGCAACAAATCAGAACGGAATATCGTCGTCAAAGCTGTCGAAATCCGGCGCCGGTTGCGGTGCGGCCTGCTGTGGAGCCGGGGCCGAACGCTGCTGTGGAGCCGACTGCTGCGGACGCGGAGCCTGCTGGCGTGGGGCCGGAGCGGACTGCTGGTAGTTGTTGCCACCGCCTTGTTGGTCGCCCTGTTGTGGACGGCCGCCGAGCAGTTGCATGGTGCCTTGCATGTCGACCACGATTTCGGTGGTGTAACGCTTGATACCGTCTTTTTCCCACTCGCGGGTCTGCAGCTTGCCTTCGATGTAGACCTGCGAACCTTTACGCAGGTATTCACCGGCGATTTCGGCAACCTTGCCGAACATCGAAACACGGTGCCATTCGGTCTTCTCGACCTTCTGACCGGTTTGCTTGTCAGTCCATTGTTCGCTGGTGGCCAGACTCAGGTTGGTCACGGCGTTACCGTTAGGCAGGTAGCGAACTTCGGGATCCTGGCCGCAAGTGCCGACCAATATGACTTTGTTAACCCCACGGGCCATAACGTTCTCCTAGGCTTCGCAAGCAGCCCCGGCCGGGTTGTTCACCAGGCGTTCGAGGGTGTCGCGATCCACTAATTCTTTGTCCAGTTTGATGTAAACAGCCGCCTCGTCAGCGACTATCACTGCATCGGTTACCCCTACGAGGGCCTTGAGGCGCTCGACCAGACCCGCTTCGCGGATCGCCTCGGGCGACAACGGCAAGCGCAGACTCGTCACGTAGGGAGGTTCACGCATGGTAACAGCAAAGGCCAGCCAAAGTGCAGCCAGCGCGGCGCATCCGAGGAACACAACCGACAGACCGCCATGCTGAAACAGCCAGCCGCCGAGTATCCCGCCGAGTGCCGAACCGAGGAACTGGCTGGTGGAATACACGCCCATGGCCGTGCCCTTCCCGCCTGCCGGTGAAACCTTGCTGATCAGCGACGGCAATGAAGCCTCCAGCAGATTGAACGCGGTGAAGAACACCACCGTACCAATCACCAGAGCCCGCAGGCTGTCGCCGAACTGCCAGAAGAATAGCTCAGTCAGCATCAGCGTCAGGACGGCGCCAAGCAAAACTCGTTTCATTTTGCGTTTCTTCTCGCCATAGATGATGAACGGGATCATGGCGAAGAACGAAATCAGCAGCGCGGTGAGGTAGACCCACCAGTGCTGCTCCTTGGGCAAACCGGCTTTTTCGACCAGTGCCAGCGGCAGCGCGACGAAGCTCGACATCAACATGGCATGTAACACAAAGATGCCCAGATCGAGGCGCAGCAGGTCTGGATGCTTGAGTGTCGGCATCAGTGCCTGACGCGCGACACCGGACTCACGATGCTGCAGCGGCCCGGTAGCGCGCGGCACCATGAACATGATGATCAGGATCCCGACCAGCGCCATGCCACCGGTAGCGAGGAACAATCCGGAAAGGCCGAAAGCACGGGTCAGCAGGGGCCCGACCACCATGGCCACGGCAAACGACAGACCGATGGTCATACCGATCATGGCCATCGCTTTGGTGCGATGTTGCTCGCGAGTCAGGTCTGAGAGCAGTGCCATGACCGCAGCAGAGATTGCTCCGGCACCTTGCAGGATCCGGCCGGCAATCACCCCCCAGATCGAATCGGCCTGAGAGGCCAGCACGCTGCCGAGCGCAAAGACGATCAGCCCGAGGTAAATCACCGGGCGACGACCAATGCGGTCAGAAATGATCCCGAACGGAATCTGGAAAATTGCCTGGGTCAGGCCGTAAGCGCCAATGGCCAACCCGATCAGCGCCGGGGTCGCTCCCGCCAGATCCATGCCGTAGGTCGCCAGTACCGGCAACACCATGAACATGCCCAGCATACGGAAGGCGAACACCAGGGCCAGACCGCTCGCCGCGCGGGTCTCGCTGCCACTCATGCGTTCGCTGTGGGGATCGTGCATGGAAAAACCTCATGTGAACCGGCGGCGATTCTACCAGTCCCATCGAAAGACGGGGTAGATCGCGACGCTTTGACGCGTATAGATGAAACTCTCTTCATCCAGGGCAAAAAACCCTTCGTTTGATAGTGTGCATCCATCCAGTATTTGCCCGTATACTCCTACGTTTTCGACGCCCGCCGAGCGAGGCCACTTTGGACAAGATCCTGATACGTGGGGCCCGTACCCACAACCTGAAGAACATCGACCTGACCCTGCCACGGGACAAGCTGATCGTCATCACCGGCCTGTCCGGATCCGGCAAGTCGTCCCTGGCCTTCGACACACTGTACGCCGAAGGTCAGCGCCGCTATGTCGAATCGCTGTCGGCCTACGCCCGCCAGTTCCTGTCGATGATGGAAAAACCCGACGTCGACACCATCGAAGGCCTGTCGCCGGCGATTTCCATCGAACAGAAATCGACCTCGCACAACCCGCGCTCCACGGTCGGCACCATCACCGAAATCTACGACTACCTGCGCCTGCTCTATGCACGCGTTGGTACACCGCGCTGCCCGGATCACGATATTCCGCTGGAAGCACAAACGGTCAGTCAGATGGTTGACCTGGTGCTGGCGCAACCGGAAGGCAGCAAACTGATGCTGCTGGCGCCGGTGATCCGCGAGCGAAAAGGTGAACACCTGTCGGTCTTCGAAGAGCTGCGCGCCCAAGGTTTCGTCCGTGCCCGGGTCAATGGCCGGATCTGCGAACTCGACGAGTTGCCGAAACTGGATAAACAGAAGAAGCATTCGATCGATGTGATCGTTGACCGCTTCAAGGTGCGCGCCGACCTGCAGCAACGTCTGGCCGAGTCTTTCGAGACCGCGCTGAAACTGGCGGACGGCATCGC
Encoded here:
- a CDS encoding lysylphosphatidylglycerol synthase domain-containing protein, with the protein product MSHSEAHATPHSTPAAHSKWSRWKRPLTLLFFLALIVLLTMFATRIEWAEVLQTLADFKVRTLIIAASLTLLSFLVYASFDLIGRTYIRQDLTWKQILPVGIISYAFNLNLSAWVGGIAMRYRLYSRLGVSKSNIAKILGLSLATNWFGYMTIAGAVFSSGLVSMPPGWKVSSDALQGIGVLLLLISAGYLAACQFSRRREWSIRGVEINLPSLRMAVLQLLLGALNWSLMAAVIFTLLPSKLDYPLVLGVLLISAIAGVITHIPAGLGVLEAVFVALLQHEASRGSLVAGLLAYRAIYFLLPLLITVVMYLVVEAKAKALRIEKKPGH
- a CDS encoding alpha/beta fold hydrolase translates to MTARSESIQIDIDDEQMSGTFLSPKSKVPGVLFVHGWGGSQERDLERAKGIAGLGCVCLTFDLRGHTGGTGIPLTRVTREDNLRDLLAAYDRLLAHPALDTSAIAVVGTSYGGYLASILTSLRPVRWLALRVPALYRDEQWHTPKRDLDKADLRDYRSTLVRADTNRALHACSQFTGDVLLVESETDEYVPHAAIMSYRAACQQTHSLTHRIIDGADHALSEPVSQQAYTSILVDWITEMVVGERLSIIQS
- a CDS encoding DUF3182 family protein; this translates as MTPTPRRKIVVAHSVRHDAPQHEVQTNKALARWLAQILGCKFGGSYDAEKHHGRDLYLLPTQTIVGTASAHALGIKGPDDLWGGFVEHDFICTKAISHGLRSHLAHAPQGWSPLFSERVRNVVLDGLSVFALEDARPAAEHLLYGGPIRMKPVHACAGRGQEVIESLDAFDEVLTRPDIAQQFSEGMVLEQDLSDVVTHSVGQSFIGDRVLSYCGDQYLTKDAHGDEVYGGSNLLVVQGDYDQLLKLDLPDAVRLAIEQAQVFDAAANEAYPRFYASRRNYDIAQGLDSNGKSRSGVLEQSWRMGGASSAEVAALQSFVNDPGMRAIRVSSVETYIDQPLPADAIEVYRGPAENSEFLLKYVTVKSYDG
- a CDS encoding GlxA family transcriptional regulator is translated as MGAERAAIAELGVLIYPGAQMAAVHGLTDLFAVANRIAAEHQAAQLPVLRVSHWQVDGDQPPTRIYASHPGDDSALLAVLIPPSIGGFSAAQMPVSLAQWLRDQHAHGATLGGVCVGSLLLAESGLLDGRSATTHWTSAKAFAERYPNIRLKADTPIVDDGDLITTAGLMAWSELGLRLVNRLLGPSIATSTARFLVVEHSDSASECGSNFAPILGHGDAAILKVQHWLQSTGATDVSLTAMAHRAGLEERTFLRRFRAASGLKPTEYCQHLRVGKAREMLEFSNGTIEHIAWTVGYQDPGAFRAIFKKITGLAPSDYRARFGVTPISKASIT
- a CDS encoding cysteine hydrolase family protein, whose protein sequence is MAKQALIVVDIQNDYFPQGKWPLAGADAAADNAARLIAAFREAGDSVVHIRHEFTSADAPFFTPGSEGAKLHPKVLNRADEPVVLKHFVNSFRETELQAILEERGIKELVVVGSMSHMCVDGITRAAADLGYAVSVIHDACASRDLQFNGLTVPAAHVHAAFMSALGFAYASVLSTDEFLAATR
- a CDS encoding YjfI family protein; translated protein: MKSRSPTAKSESPKGERAKPSAKKPSSFYMKQMRAGLAAAGYVKHETWVLPENRSLLKQMEQQLRQPILAGSFMSENYMSAGNNWTIDSLFNALKALDEVASQEITLSLIQSSEPSIKLEMNEFGGLPIHIALAGQQIIVDTVLVDIDSISNVAAFNDAVLRSREMFPLSSIGIESMPNGQTVYNMFGALSADSSLTNVVTEVKTLVDNVQRASEAFEHFFK
- a CDS encoding PspA/IM30 family protein; its protein translation is MTQSIWSKLFTALRGGANEVGEAIADQQALRILDQEIRDADTALSNARRELVTIMAKHKLAADRVSEYDAKIKDLEAKAVSALNAGREDLALEVAEAISTLTNELDVEKKQSDEFGTYAENMRKDISKAESRIKSLRQQVDMAKARESVQKAQVSASIASGGANGKLETAVGTLNRLQAKQQQRAAELSAADELADASTGNDLERKLRDAGITPNEGSANAILERLKQKSSQ
- a CDS encoding DUF2491 family protein encodes the protein MGWFKDLLGTSNWQTAAPTPTVASGPLGMAQGKAVRFDTTLALLLDGSTTVRVPFDQAIWSHGWVDLGQSNKLHRYYMNDEDFWLQIHVTGDDQIESVTLFNYLSYVTVNSDAELQRLAGPNSQIGLPGYNHGGVEYSREWGTEQGQTELVPMTEQVVNPDESYTIEHHSMLYARETGLTDRRELLLFSVEQDEEGTVSLSTSLGISLYTTDLSTI
- a CDS encoding DUF350 domain-containing protein translates to MLEVLAVSLNKTALVGFVVYLIGAVLLFMLFQFVYTRITPHKEFELIRSGNVAAAIALAGAIIGFAIPASNVIAFSVNVLDFVLWAVIAAVVQLLAFLATGLVLKGTSQRIANGEVASGIYVAAVAISVGMLNAACMTPSN
- a CDS encoding DUF1190 domain-containing protein; amino-acid sequence: MKRSKYVQLSLAASVAMAISGQATAADQPRSFQNVEQCVDAEVAADVCSTAYVAALTEHRRIAPAYDNKAKCDADFAADWCQKNSDGRFVPKLGGFKVPMSGEPAQNLDAIADAQMPAGNATAQNVQSTSHVSSGGGGGNGWLTGWLIGNAMSNNAERTVYRDRETRQPYNTSTQYRRAETTTRSQTDYESSKSKPVNVASSTSRGGFGSQSSARSGWGGWGSSSGRSSS